A genomic window from Shewanella vesiculosa includes:
- a CDS encoding glycosyltransferase family 25 protein translates to MLKYKVFVINLARSQERLAQIAAQLAAVNIPFERIDAVEGKLLSSEEIEAVSPARIARQHYYRDLSAGEIGCSLSHKRAWQKIIDDDLDLAFVFEDDIHLEANFADTINMILNLPTMDWDFIKLYPLTRKSRKNIQSSMHYGEFEFVTYKKFPLGAMAQAISRRGAESLIKNMPYIVQPVDGHLKSWWSLGITPFGLLPYCISVDIEGPSDINPDGNLERAPQRRVTKLMLNWSRALMRFIATPQLEKQFRQFTQALKKD, encoded by the coding sequence ATGTTAAAGTACAAAGTGTTTGTTATTAATTTGGCTCGTTCGCAAGAGCGGCTGGCACAAATTGCAGCGCAACTTGCGGCGGTTAACATTCCGTTTGAACGCATTGACGCTGTTGAAGGTAAATTGCTATCAAGCGAAGAAATCGAAGCCGTATCCCCCGCACGTATAGCCAGACAACATTATTATCGCGATCTCAGTGCTGGTGAAATCGGCTGTAGTTTAAGCCACAAACGAGCGTGGCAAAAAATTATCGACGACGATTTAGACTTAGCCTTTGTATTTGAAGATGATATTCACCTTGAGGCTAACTTTGCCGATACAATCAACATGATCCTCAATCTGCCCACCATGGATTGGGACTTTATTAAGCTATATCCATTGACACGAAAAAGTCGTAAAAATATTCAGTCGTCGATGCACTATGGTGAATTTGAATTTGTGACCTATAAAAAATTTCCACTTGGGGCAATGGCCCAAGCCATTAGTCGTCGTGGTGCAGAGTCACTGATTAAAAATATGCCTTATATTGTTCAACCAGTAGATGGTCATTTAAAATCTTGGTGGAGCCTAGGAATAACGCCTTTTGGCTTGCTGCCTTACTGTATTTCTGTCGACATAGAAGGTCCGTCAGATATTAATCCTGACGGTAACTTAGAAAGAGCACCTCAACGACGTGTGACAAAGTTAATGTTAAATTGGAGCCGAGCATTGATGCGATTTATCGCAACACCTCAGCTGGAAAAACAATTTCGTCAATTCACTCAAGCGTTAAAAAAGGATTAA
- a CDS encoding glycosyltransferase yields MKKAIFTLAIGDENPMYRAALLSFEQYAQKVGADLIVSKEFHYPITITDPQHTASPAWTEKLYIKEILKQYDRVLYVDADIIIQPDAENIFEVYDDLNTVYLFNEGEHLERQSVIDKITSIMGPVDNWPVVNNRPVYYNLGCMLISKQNRLFDIAKLDDLQQLCNHIKYYEQTYVNYLLHRDGLKHQNISPKFNRMDFMGPEHYRDASFIHYAGRGYSNSSLKREVRFVNDFCELFKGHIDDNTLDEIKQSGWDLFINKAQQRYKLPKPIINAIAKRFITI; encoded by the coding sequence ATGAAAAAAGCTATCTTCACGCTTGCGATTGGTGATGAAAATCCGATGTACCGAGCGGCACTGCTCAGCTTTGAGCAATATGCACAAAAAGTTGGCGCGGATCTCATTGTATCTAAAGAATTTCATTATCCAATCACGATTACAGATCCTCAACATACTGCCAGCCCTGCATGGACTGAAAAACTGTATATTAAAGAAATTCTGAAACAATATGATCGCGTATTGTATGTCGATGCTGACATTATTATTCAACCCGATGCAGAGAATATCTTTGAGGTTTACGATGACCTGAACACGGTTTATTTGTTTAATGAAGGCGAGCACTTAGAGCGCCAAAGTGTAATTGATAAAATAACCTCAATTATGGGGCCTGTCGATAACTGGCCTGTGGTCAACAATCGCCCAGTGTATTACAACTTAGGTTGTATGCTTATTTCGAAGCAAAACCGATTGTTTGATATTGCTAAACTCGACGATCTGCAACAGCTATGTAACCATATCAAGTATTACGAACAAACATATGTAAACTACTTATTGCACCGAGACGGTCTAAAGCATCAGAATATTTCGCCTAAATTTAATCGCATGGACTTTATGGGGCCAGAGCATTATCGCGATGCCAGTTTTATTCACTACGCTGGCCGAGGCTACAGTAATTCATCGCTCAAGCGAGAAGTAAGATTTGTAAATGACTTTTGCGAGCTATTCAAAGGTCACATCGATGACAACACATTAGATGAAATTAAACAAAGTGGTTGGGATCTGTTTATCAATAAAGCCCAACAACGCTATAAATTACCCAAACCGATTATCAATGCGATAGCAAAGCGTTTTATCACTATTTAA
- the rfaD gene encoding ADP-glyceromanno-heptose 6-epimerase — MIVVTGAAGFIGSNLVKQLNAMGRNDIIAVDDLTDGTQMFNLADCEIADYLDKDDFIKQIQAGDFDNALEVIFHQGACSSTTEWDGKFMMTNNYEYSKTLLHYSQANNCQFIYASSASVYGGSEKFIEQRELEKPLNVYAYSKFLFDQYVRQQKLTSQVAGLRYFNVYGPREQHKGGMASVAFHFNNQINHNGVCRLFEGVDGYDNGQQLRDFVFVEDVVKVNLWLWQNPSVSGIYNCGTGQAQSFNDVANAVIAYHGKGHIEYIPFPDKLKGAYQSYTQADLTQLRAAGYHAEFKTVEQAVPEYLNWLKSQHFIGQ; from the coding sequence ATGATAGTGGTTACAGGCGCAGCAGGGTTTATTGGTAGTAATTTAGTTAAACAACTTAATGCCATGGGACGAAATGACATTATTGCCGTTGACGATTTAACCGACGGTACCCAAATGTTTAATTTAGCCGATTGTGAAATCGCCGACTATCTTGATAAAGATGATTTCATCAAGCAAATTCAAGCCGGTGATTTTGATAACGCACTCGAAGTAATCTTCCATCAAGGTGCTTGCTCATCGACCACAGAGTGGGATGGCAAGTTTATGATGACTAACAACTACGAGTATTCAAAAACTTTATTACATTATAGCCAAGCCAATAACTGTCAATTTATCTATGCTTCTTCGGCCTCGGTATATGGCGGCAGCGAAAAGTTTATTGAGCAACGTGAACTCGAGAAGCCGCTGAATGTCTACGCTTACTCCAAGTTTTTATTCGACCAGTATGTAAGACAACAAAAACTTACCAGCCAGGTAGCTGGTTTACGTTATTTCAATGTCTATGGTCCGCGTGAGCAACATAAAGGCGGTATGGCCAGTGTGGCTTTCCACTTTAATAACCAAATTAATCATAATGGTGTATGTCGTTTATTTGAAGGTGTGGATGGTTATGACAATGGCCAGCAACTTCGTGACTTTGTGTTTGTCGAGGATGTCGTTAAGGTTAATTTATGGCTCTGGCAGAATCCATCAGTATCGGGCATTTATAACTGTGGTACTGGCCAAGCACAAAGCTTCAATGATGTTGCTAATGCTGTGATTGCGTATCATGGTAAAGGACACATTGAGTACATTCCTTTCCCAGATAAGCTTAAAGGTGCCTATCAGAGTTACACTCAGGCTGATTTAACCCAACTAAGAGCCGCCGGTTATCACGCCGAGTTTAAAACGGTCGAACAAGCGGTACCAGAGTATTTAAATTGGCTTAAGAGCCAGCACTTTATTGGTCAATAA
- a CDS encoding glycosyltransferase family 9 protein gives MKKILVIKHDKIGDFVLTWPAFYLLKQAIPDATIDVFVAKVITPFAEACPYIDNAIADSGDDKAISEHIAKQNYDAVIVAHSEMRMYKLLKNIDIPYKLVPKHNWYQYLYKHRANTDYKKGEGCWRGSCMLIEHFLHHHGYPIPSLPKQYWDMSEYKPKWQQYYGQQGDEKLIFIHPGTGGSSGSVAEVDLAKMISQINRLTQTACHFVLTYNGDELVLAQNIQALLADQPLRVSLAKPLSSLRDFAESLVAADMFIAGSTGPLHIAGLHNVPTVGFYAGRRSAPHIRWQTLTEPSKRLTYTPPIGKKTGRNMSLIDFDQVSQEIADFLNKLS, from the coding sequence ATGAAAAAAATCTTAGTCATCAAACACGATAAAATTGGCGATTTTGTACTGACATGGCCTGCATTCTATCTACTCAAACAAGCCATTCCAGATGCGACAATTGACGTATTTGTTGCCAAAGTAATTACACCTTTTGCCGAAGCATGTCCCTATATTGATAATGCTATTGCTGATTCTGGTGATGACAAGGCTATCTCAGAACATATTGCCAAGCAAAATTACGATGCTGTCATCGTGGCACATTCTGAAATGAGAATGTATAAGCTCTTAAAAAACATTGATATTCCATACAAGCTAGTGCCGAAACATAATTGGTATCAGTATCTGTATAAACATCGAGCAAACACAGATTACAAAAAAGGTGAAGGTTGTTGGCGTGGCAGCTGTATGTTGATAGAACATTTTTTACACCATCATGGTTATCCTATCCCAAGTTTACCGAAGCAGTATTGGGATATGAGTGAATATAAACCTAAATGGCAGCAATATTATGGCCAACAAGGTGATGAAAAGCTGATTTTTATTCATCCAGGTACCGGTGGTTCTTCGGGCAGTGTTGCAGAAGTCGATCTGGCAAAAATGATCAGCCAAATCAACCGCCTTACCCAAACAGCTTGTCATTTTGTTTTAACCTATAATGGCGATGAATTGGTTTTAGCCCAAAATATTCAAGCGTTACTTGCAGATCAACCTTTACGCGTTTCGTTAGCGAAACCATTAAGCAGTTTACGTGATTTTGCCGAGTCGCTAGTTGCCGCAGACATGTTTATTGCCGGTTCAACAGGCCCATTGCACATTGCCGGCTTACATAATGTACCGACTGTCGGTTTTTATGCCGGTAGACGATCAGCACCACATATTAGATGGCAAACGTTAACCGAGCCGAGTAAGCGACTCACTTATACGCCGCCAATTGGTAAGAAAACTGGCCGTAATATGTCGCTAATTGACTTTGATCAAGTGTCCCAAGAAATTGCAGATTTTTTGAATAAGTTATCTTAA
- a CDS encoding glycosyltransferase family 25 protein — translation MKFKVFLINLDSSTERFTFMDDQLKQLGIEYQRISAVYGKDLHATDISKVYDPQTNLQKYDKKLNLGEIGCYLSHVQCWQMIIDQQLDYALILEDDSVLDPALMTVIQHIDNLSTDWDYIKLCHGRKQKGIVQSIALDDRFSLSTCLKLPSSTRGQCVSLAGAEKLLATAYPIARPVDIDIQYWYEKQLRCFVVRPFPVIATDLDSDISRQGRRNNAKRHHLLRIWQKVKYELELLKYKQQLPPLPRIQKE, via the coding sequence ATGAAATTTAAAGTTTTTCTAATAAATTTAGATAGCAGTACAGAACGATTTACCTTCATGGATGATCAACTCAAACAGTTAGGTATCGAATATCAACGTATTTCTGCCGTATATGGTAAGGATTTACACGCTACCGACATTAGCAAAGTATATGATCCGCAAACAAACCTTCAAAAGTACGATAAAAAACTGAATTTAGGTGAAATTGGTTGTTACCTCAGTCATGTGCAATGTTGGCAAATGATTATTGATCAGCAATTAGATTATGCCTTAATTCTCGAAGATGATTCTGTCTTAGATCCCGCATTGATGACTGTGATACAGCATATCGATAATTTATCTACAGATTGGGATTACATCAAACTGTGTCATGGGCGTAAGCAGAAAGGCATTGTACAATCAATAGCGCTTGATGATCGTTTTAGTTTATCGACGTGTTTGAAGCTGCCGTCTTCGACTCGCGGGCAGTGCGTATCATTGGCTGGTGCTGAAAAATTATTAGCTACGGCCTATCCTATTGCACGTCCTGTGGATATTGATATTCAGTATTGGTATGAAAAACAATTACGCTGTTTTGTTGTTAGACCTTTCCCGGTGATCGCGACCGATTTAGACAGTGATATTAGCCGACAAGGGCGACGCAATAACGCCAAGCGTCATCATTTGTTGCGTATTTGGCAAAAGGTGAAATATGAGCTGGAATTATTAAAATATAAACAACAATTGCCGCCATTGCCCAGAATACAAAAAGAGTAA
- the coaD gene encoding pantetheine-phosphate adenylyltransferase, with amino-acid sequence MHRRAIYPGTFDPVTNGHADLIERAARLFKHVIIGIASNPSKQPRFSLEERVAQVNLVTAHLDNVEVVGFTGLLVDFAKEQHASVLVRGLRAVSDFEYEFQLANMNRRLSPDLESVFLTPAEENSFISSTLVKEVALHGGDVSQFVHPQIALQLKQKVAQIKAENKGK; translated from the coding sequence ATGCATAGAAGAGCAATTTACCCGGGTACCTTTGACCCAGTGACCAACGGTCATGCCGATTTAATCGAACGTGCTGCACGCCTATTTAAACACGTGATTATTGGTATCGCCTCAAATCCTTCTAAGCAACCTCGTTTCAGCCTCGAAGAGCGTGTCGCTCAAGTTAATTTGGTGACTGCACATTTAGACAATGTTGAAGTTGTCGGCTTTACAGGCTTGTTGGTTGATTTTGCCAAAGAACAGCATGCGAGCGTGTTGGTGCGTGGATTGCGTGCGGTATCCGATTTTGAATATGAGTTCCAATTGGCGAATATGAATCGCCGTTTAAGCCCCGATCTTGAAAGTGTTTTTTTGACACCAGCGGAAGAGAATTCATTTATTTCATCTACGCTAGTGAAAGAAGTTGCCTTGCACGGAGGGGATGTGAGCCAGTTTGTTCATCCACAGATTGCGTTACAATTAAAGCAGAAAGTTGCTCAAATTAAAGCTGAGAATAAGGGTAAGTAA
- a CDS encoding capsule assembly Wzi family protein — translation MIKGFSLASVTAALGLSAMMVYTNAQAAPWVDTSDIYLRADIQALADAGVISAPINTFPLMWAGIGADLAKVEPSILTPDLVDAFARVNFYYQNAVGNRGNTSIKVAAASDEARFQHFGSDYREKGQLQGSHEYTGERFAYKISTSANYNPADDEEIRLDDSYIAVVLGNWIVTAGSVGQWWGPGFDSSLHKSNNARPMPSLMVSRNNSQAFDTPWLSWMGDWSLTGGISVTEKDRYAPHTLLWNLRGAIKPFKQLEIGLSWTTQFCGEGQECSFNTAVKSITGQRDCRADNVDEFGCSNYGNQMAGFDVRYADTWFNVPVGLYLERTCEDSKGDPWQIVDCGKMVGADTRFNFAKQQYKLFIEYTDTMVYCGEDKNQFNCFYEHSTYQSGSRYYGRAFGSTYDSDANVYALGLIGQFDNSHGFTSIIRYAQLNKDGANRGGEWAPQPLKEDIMMLELSYRLPAFNGMLTLGGSVANSKFEVQANDSQGTIFSTYEYKF, via the coding sequence ATGATAAAAGGATTTAGTTTAGCTAGTGTTACCGCCGCATTGGGGTTAAGCGCTATGATGGTTTACACCAATGCTCAAGCTGCGCCCTGGGTTGATACTTCAGATATCTATTTACGCGCAGATATCCAAGCTTTAGCCGATGCAGGTGTGATTAGCGCGCCGATTAATACGTTTCCATTGATGTGGGCGGGTATTGGAGCTGATCTTGCCAAAGTTGAGCCTTCGATATTAACCCCTGACTTAGTGGATGCTTTCGCACGGGTTAACTTTTACTACCAGAATGCTGTGGGTAATCGTGGTAACACCAGTATCAAAGTGGCTGCTGCATCTGATGAGGCGCGCTTTCAACATTTTGGCTCTGATTATCGTGAAAAAGGCCAATTACAAGGCTCACACGAATACACCGGTGAGCGTTTCGCTTATAAGATTTCCACCTCTGCAAATTATAACCCTGCGGACGACGAAGAAATCCGTTTAGATGATTCTTATATTGCGGTGGTGTTAGGCAATTGGATTGTCACTGCCGGCAGTGTTGGCCAGTGGTGGGGACCAGGATTTGACTCCTCGCTGCATAAATCGAACAATGCCAGACCCATGCCATCGTTGATGGTAAGCCGTAATAATTCACAAGCATTCGACACGCCTTGGCTGTCATGGATGGGCGATTGGAGTTTAACTGGTGGTATAAGTGTTACAGAGAAAGATCGTTATGCTCCGCATACCCTATTGTGGAACCTCCGTGGTGCCATTAAGCCATTTAAACAGTTAGAAATAGGCTTGTCTTGGACTACGCAGTTTTGTGGTGAAGGCCAAGAGTGTAGTTTTAATACAGCGGTTAAATCCATTACTGGTCAGCGCGATTGTCGAGCAGATAATGTCGATGAATTTGGTTGTTCAAACTATGGTAACCAGATGGCGGGTTTTGATGTCCGTTATGCAGATACCTGGTTTAATGTGCCTGTTGGTTTGTATCTAGAACGCACTTGTGAAGATTCTAAAGGTGATCCATGGCAAATCGTTGACTGCGGCAAAATGGTCGGTGCTGACACGCGTTTCAATTTTGCCAAACAACAGTACAAATTGTTTATCGAATATACCGATACTATGGTGTATTGCGGTGAAGATAAAAACCAGTTTAACTGTTTTTACGAGCATTCAACTTACCAAAGTGGCTCACGTTATTATGGTCGTGCTTTTGGCAGTACCTATGACAGCGATGCCAATGTTTATGCTCTCGGGTTAATAGGTCAGTTCGACAATAGCCATGGTTTTACCTCAATTATTCGTTACGCTCAATTGAATAAAGATGGTGCTAATCGTGGCGGTGAATGGGCGCCGCAACCATTAAAAGAAGATATTATGATGCTCGAGTTGTCATATCGCTTGCCAGCGTTTAACGGTATGTTGACCTTAGGCGGCAGTGTGGCGAATTCTAAATTTGAAGTGCAAGCCAATGATAGTCAAGGGACTATTTTTTCAACTTACGAGTATAAGTTTTAA
- the mutM gene encoding bifunctional DNA-formamidopyrimidine glycosylase/DNA-(apurinic or apyrimidinic site) lyase, giving the protein MPELPEVEVTRLGISPYLIDQTVSELIVRNGSLRWPVPDVAQNIVGQRINNVRRRAKYLLIDTDAGITIVHLGMSGSLRILPRNTPVEKHDHIDLILDNGRMLRFNDPRRFGAWLWYELPEEAHPLLSKLGPEPLSPHFTPLQLQAALAGKKKAIKLCLMDNHIVVGAGNIYANEALFAAGIHPQAAAGSIDLERLTILVAEVKQILAHAIEQGGTTLKDFTNADGKPGYFAQKLHVYGRGGETCTSCGNLLSEIKLGQRTTVFCGLCQQR; this is encoded by the coding sequence ATGCCTGAATTACCGGAAGTTGAAGTAACCCGCCTTGGGATCAGTCCTTATCTCATAGACCAAACTGTCAGTGAGCTCATTGTCCGTAATGGATCATTACGCTGGCCAGTGCCTGACGTGGCACAAAATATTGTCGGCCAACGGATTAATAATGTTCGTCGCCGCGCCAAATATCTATTAATCGACACTGATGCGGGCATCACCATAGTGCATTTAGGTATGTCCGGTAGTTTACGTATTTTGCCGCGTAACACCCCGGTAGAAAAGCACGACCATATTGATTTAATCCTCGATAATGGTCGTATGTTGCGATTTAACGACCCGCGACGCTTTGGCGCCTGGCTATGGTACGAATTACCAGAAGAGGCTCATCCATTGCTATCAAAGCTTGGTCCAGAACCATTAAGCCCGCATTTCACACCATTACAATTGCAAGCTGCACTGGCTGGCAAGAAAAAAGCCATTAAGTTATGCCTAATGGATAATCATATCGTAGTGGGAGCAGGTAATATTTATGCTAATGAAGCACTATTTGCAGCAGGGATCCATCCACAAGCTGCCGCTGGGAGTATTGACCTAGAAAGGTTAACCATTCTTGTGGCGGAAGTTAAACAGATTTTGGCTCATGCTATTGAGCAAGGTGGAACAACATTGAAAGATTTCACTAATGCAGATGGTAAGCCAGGATATTTTGCGCAAAAGTTGCATGTTTATGGCCGCGGCGGCGAAACATGTACCAGCTGTGGCAACTTATTAAGCGAGATAAAACTCGGTCAGCGTACTACAGTATTTTGTGGTTTATGCCAGCAACGGTAA
- a CDS encoding bifunctional molybdopterin-guanine dinucleotide biosynthesis adaptor protein MobB/molybdopterin molybdotransferase MoeA has translation MTALFTNPLPIPVLGFCAYSGTGKTTLLKQLIPLLNQRGLRLAVIKHAHHNFDVDIPGKDSFEMRKAGAKQVLVASNMRWALMTEDPLDDDPQLQHLLRQIEVDKVDIVLVEGFKKLALPKIELHRAAHNKPLIHIHDDNIVAIACCDETTVPASLTRLDLNNVAQIADFVQHYQQNWQATVINLPVDASKAAKIDDTANNKNGISVSQGVAAVLAQITPTNHPEVVDLIDIDNHVLAQDIISEINVPQQTNSAMDGYAFAFNSIANAPLKVVAEVLAGHHYPNILQDGEAVRIMTGATVPQGADTIQAIELANEQNQKLILLETDKIIKGQHVRLAGEDIAQGQVALAAGTRLGAAELGLMASLGFHRLPVFKRPIVAVFSTGDEVSQPGDQLKANCIYDANRYTILSMAKKLGCQVIDLGIIDDNEQTLTNTLIDAGTKADIVISSGGVSVGNADYIKMALANVGNTHFWRINMRPGRPLAVGNINQSLFFGLPGNPVAVMVAFLQFVQPAIRKMAGEANWLPQFIPAIASQPLRSKTGRTEFLRGIYTLGPDGKIHVSTTGAQGSGMLSSMVNANCLIVIGDDHDTIPAGGSVFIQPFADLL, from the coding sequence ATGACAGCATTATTTACCAATCCATTGCCGATCCCCGTTTTAGGTTTTTGTGCATACAGCGGCACTGGGAAAACCACCTTACTGAAACAACTTATTCCGTTATTGAATCAGCGTGGTTTACGTTTGGCAGTCATAAAACATGCTCACCATAATTTTGATGTCGATATTCCAGGTAAAGACAGTTTCGAAATGCGTAAAGCAGGAGCAAAACAAGTCTTAGTGGCGTCGAATATGCGTTGGGCGTTAATGACCGAAGATCCACTCGATGATGATCCCCAGTTACAACACTTATTGCGTCAAATTGAAGTCGATAAAGTGGATATTGTTTTGGTAGAGGGCTTTAAAAAGTTAGCATTACCTAAAATTGAACTACATCGTGCAGCACATAATAAGCCATTGATCCATATCCATGATGACAATATTGTCGCTATCGCCTGCTGTGATGAGACGACTGTCCCTGCATCTTTAACTCGTTTAGATTTAAACAATGTGGCACAAATTGCTGATTTTGTTCAGCACTACCAACAAAACTGGCAAGCTACAGTCATCAATTTACCGGTTGATGCCAGTAAAGCGGCGAAAATAGACGACACCGCAAACAATAAAAACGGTATTAGTGTATCGCAAGGTGTAGCTGCAGTGTTGGCACAAATTACACCAACGAATCACCCCGAAGTCGTTGACCTGATTGATATCGATAACCATGTGTTAGCACAAGATATTATTTCTGAAATCAATGTGCCGCAGCAAACGAACTCCGCAATGGACGGTTACGCATTTGCCTTTAATAGCATAGCTAACGCCCCCCTCAAAGTTGTCGCTGAAGTGTTAGCAGGACATCACTATCCTAATATTTTACAAGACGGTGAAGCAGTGCGCATTATGACTGGAGCTACCGTGCCACAAGGCGCCGATACGATTCAGGCAATCGAACTGGCAAATGAGCAAAATCAAAAATTAATACTGCTTGAAACAGACAAGATTATCAAAGGCCAACATGTTCGCCTTGCTGGTGAGGATATAGCTCAAGGTCAAGTCGCTTTAGCTGCTGGTACAAGATTAGGCGCTGCAGAACTGGGATTAATGGCCTCACTCGGTTTCCATAGATTACCGGTATTTAAACGCCCGATTGTGGCGGTATTTTCTACCGGTGATGAAGTAAGTCAGCCCGGCGATCAACTAAAAGCTAACTGCATTTATGACGCTAATCGCTACACGATTTTATCTATGGCGAAAAAGCTTGGCTGTCAGGTCATCGATCTCGGTATCATAGATGACAACGAGCAGACACTGACCAATACCCTCATTGATGCCGGAACCAAAGCAGATATTGTGATCAGTTCTGGCGGCGTATCCGTGGGTAATGCCGATTACATTAAAATGGCTCTCGCGAATGTGGGCAATACCCATTTTTGGCGGATTAATATGCGCCCTGGAAGACCGCTTGCGGTGGGTAATATTAATCAAAGTCTCTTTTTTGGCTTACCGGGTAACCCAGTGGCTGTAATGGTGGCTTTTCTACAATTTGTGCAGCCGGCTATTCGTAAAATGGCAGGCGAAGCAAACTGGCTACCGCAATTTATTCCCGCCATTGCCAGCCAACCACTGCGAAGCAAAACAGGTCGCACAGAGTTTTTACGCGGTATTTATACTCTTGGGCCTGATGGCAAAATTCATGTCAGTACAACGGGGGCGCAAGGTTCAGGCATGCTCAGTTCGATGGTCAATGCCAATTGCCTTATCGTCATTGGCGATGACCATGACACCATACCCGCTGGTGGATCTGTATTTATTCAGCCATTTGCCGATTTATTGTAA
- the mobA gene encoding molybdenum cofactor guanylyltransferase MobA, whose protein sequence is MAPQIDAVILAGGMARRMGGNDKGLVSLNGQAMICHTIDKLKSQVDGIMINANRNQEHYEQWGYKVFSDQDSGYLGPLAGMVTALKQTEADYLLVVPCDCPMLPDDLVVRLLAALEQQQADLAVASDGEYEQPVVLLLKPHLVTSMQAFLDAGERKIDLWYKQHKVAVESFADQPNAFVNINTPEQKHQLAKQIAK, encoded by the coding sequence ATGGCACCACAAATTGACGCAGTAATTTTAGCTGGCGGCATGGCTAGGCGCATGGGTGGCAATGACAAAGGCTTAGTGAGTCTTAATGGCCAAGCCATGATTTGCCATACAATTGATAAGCTAAAAAGCCAAGTCGATGGCATTATGATTAATGCTAACCGTAATCAAGAGCATTATGAACAATGGGGTTACAAAGTCTTTAGTGACCAAGATAGTGGTTATCTAGGGCCGCTTGCTGGAATGGTCACCGCGTTAAAGCAAACTGAAGCAGATTATCTTCTGGTCGTGCCTTGTGATTGCCCAATGTTACCTGATGACTTAGTCGTAAGGTTATTAGCGGCTTTAGAGCAACAGCAGGCCGACCTTGCTGTGGCCAGTGATGGTGAGTATGAACAACCCGTAGTATTACTATTAAAACCTCATCTAGTGACATCGATGCAGGCTTTCTTGGATGCGGGAGAGCGCAAAATTGATTTGTGGTACAAGCAACATAAAGTGGCAGTAGAAAGTTTTGCCGACCAACCCAATGCATTCGTTAACATCAATACACCAGAACAAAAACATCAGTTAGCAAAGCAAATTGCCAAGTAA
- a CDS encoding energy-coupling factor ABC transporter ATP-binding protein yields MSLANNAVKYPVSIEAKDVMIKFNQKMLFCADRLSFSQGDVIYLQGDNGSGKSTLMKLLAGLQSPTKGQIESHGFVPTPWWRTQSLLGKAVYLHQHPYLFEGSVKYNLTYALAQRSLSSEQRKKRISQAIHMSQLTDLLNHHASDLSGGERQRLAIARAWIAQPKLLMLDEPISNMDKHSQSLVLAMINQLKQDGTGLLISSHQTCGLTALCHQYWHIKQHTIHTSMHVPTVGEVHQANTTELHYGTTN; encoded by the coding sequence ATGTCGTTAGCGAATAACGCTGTTAAATACCCAGTCAGTATTGAAGCTAAAGATGTCATGATTAAATTTAATCAAAAGATGTTATTTTGTGCTGATAGACTTAGCTTTAGTCAGGGTGATGTCATTTATCTGCAAGGTGATAATGGCTCAGGTAAATCAACCTTAATGAAGCTACTTGCTGGATTACAGTCCCCTACTAAGGGCCAAATTGAGAGTCATGGCTTTGTGCCCACACCGTGGTGGCGAACTCAGTCGCTTTTAGGTAAAGCAGTCTATTTGCATCAGCACCCTTACCTGTTTGAGGGTTCAGTCAAATACAACTTAACTTATGCCTTAGCTCAACGGTCGTTATCGTCAGAACAACGAAAAAAACGCATTAGCCAAGCGATTCATATGTCTCAATTAACTGACTTGCTTAACCACCATGCCAGTGACTTATCTGGCGGAGAGCGACAACGCCTTGCCATCGCAAGAGCCTGGATCGCTCAACCAAAACTATTAATGCTCGATGAACCGATTTCGAATATGGATAAACACTCGCAGAGTTTAGTGCTTGCGATGATTAATCAATTAAAACAAGATGGCACAGGACTATTAATCAGTAGCCATCAAACCTGTGGCCTGACGGCGTTATGTCATCAATATTGGCACATCAAACAACATACCATTCATACCAGCATGCATGTTCCTACAGTAGGAGAAGTGCATCAGGCTAATACAACGGAATTACATTATGGCACCACAAATTGA